One region of bacterium genomic DNA includes:
- a CDS encoding ATP-dependent helicase: MGEIIAVVGQAGTGKTSWLMQQASELAPRFLTADHHRLLAITRMHGSRRRLQLKLLEICPTIPCSITTIDGFALSLLNRWRRSLGYAKPIQPVDDETAFSDTIFGTEAGFSHILVASTGLLRSKMVKAVIQESYPLVMIDEFQDCHGPLLDFVKALSICSALIVAADDFQLLESSVNGCPAVEWMQTTDDGACPQCTQLTTCHRTSVQNILDAARCLRDNIRATGETIPVFCCSNHGPAAFKIVEALVYNARDWQGSTALICPSHDDFLQQVLASCNMQLQKKNRRPISWFHECAAREERKQLHNCLGLATQDSYTKGWTVPTGNLPPAAAQVVARTQRFSRLRGIQDIPHGVVAHYIDTVVHERRAYCGHSPKRIVTTVHGAKNREFDNVIILWPYTVPSDSEQKRRLLYNAITRSKKNCMLLVRGNLQRVKNDSVLSLLGPAKEAMPPRARKNSS; this comes from the coding sequence ATGGGGGAGATCATCGCGGTTGTCGGCCAAGCCGGAACAGGTAAAACGTCATGGCTCATGCAACAGGCCAGCGAGCTTGCGCCCCGTTTCCTGACGGCTGATCATCACCGATTGCTTGCTATCACGCGCATGCACGGTTCCAGACGTCGGCTTCAACTGAAGCTGCTCGAGATCTGCCCAACGATTCCCTGCTCTATAACCACCATCGATGGCTTCGCTTTGTCCTTGCTCAATCGCTGGCGCAGATCACTCGGCTATGCTAAGCCGATCCAACCTGTGGACGACGAAACCGCCTTCTCAGACACGATCTTCGGTACTGAGGCGGGGTTCTCCCACATTTTGGTCGCCAGCACCGGGCTGCTTAGGAGCAAAATGGTCAAGGCTGTTATCCAGGAATCATATCCGCTCGTAATGATCGACGAGTTCCAGGATTGCCACGGGCCCCTTCTGGACTTTGTCAAGGCGCTCTCGATCTGCTCAGCGCTGATTGTCGCCGCCGATGATTTCCAACTTCTCGAAAGCAGCGTGAATGGATGTCCCGCCGTTGAGTGGATGCAGACTACGGATGACGGAGCCTGCCCCCAATGCACACAACTGACAACGTGCCATCGGACATCCGTCCAAAACATCCTCGACGCTGCTCGTTGCCTCCGAGACAACATTCGAGCCACGGGTGAGACAATCCCCGTGTTCTGCTGTTCAAATCACGGGCCAGCGGCCTTCAAGATCGTCGAAGCGCTGGTCTACAACGCCAGAGACTGGCAAGGCTCCACAGCCCTCATTTGCCCGAGTCACGACGACTTCTTGCAGCAAGTTTTGGCTTCGTGCAACATGCAGCTCCAGAAGAAGAACCGCAGGCCCATCTCCTGGTTCCATGAATGCGCAGCCCGTGAAGAACGGAAGCAACTCCATAACTGTCTGGGGCTCGCTACTCAAGACTCCTACACAAAGGGGTGGACCGTACCAACTGGAAACCTGCCCCCAGCAGCAGCCCAGGTTGTTGCTCGAACGCAGAGGTTCTCTCGTCTCAGGGGCATCCAGGATATCCCGCATGGCGTTGTGGCCCACTACATTGACACAGTGGTGCATGAACGACGTGCATATTGTGGCCACAGCCCGAAGCGCATCGTCACAACCGTTCATGGTGCGAAGAACCGTGAATTCGATAATGTGATCATTCTCTGGCCGTATACAGTGCCTTCCGACAGTGAACAGAAACGGCGGCTTCTCTACAACGCGATAACCCGTAGCAAGAAGAACTGTATGCTCTTGGTGAGGGGCAATTTGCAGAGGGTCAAAAACGATTCTGTTCTCTCGCTTCTGGGGCCTGCAAAGGAAGCAATGCCCCCACGCGCAAGAAAGAATTCTTCATAA
- a CDS encoding AAA family ATPase: MRICQIEFQNFRGIRKGHVVLPKHAVLLGANNAGKTTVVEALALLFGRERMVSPITDWDFFEGSPKPDSRFYIIATITDFGCDDPTAVPDWFIGQEAAQPVWWHEDSWTLSTEADPPSGAALAAQVAMAGRFDDEACEFETVRYFYHGECDPFTDGCSVVSWRLLRQVGVFLLASNRDWDKLLSFRSSSLLKVIREYDALPGKAIEELKNQLRTDVAKIEDSAPLSQILEAATKELQSFLLIGHSSRIVYRPTTLDAIAVLQSLVAHIAQSNDVLIPVARHGAGMVSLQAFLLLLAFAEHRKQAGQNFILAAEEPELHLHPSLHQRLVHRIRSASVQSIVTTQSPNVAAGYQPHEVVFVSNEKGRLSAERLRTEPVKRIATNSVRKLYLAHRAAFYEALMGCVILVPEGQYDYEWLSLWQRLAQSYRDATAHYDLRPTTMLPTSDAAVADSFREIARFRPDAVPVLDGDSSGAAYLADLIAGSPAPAKIIRYGERAAVECLSAWILEPALSSPRNVMNALLGGSAPTLRNLQDALIAKKKDQEMHESIVWESLESDACCERACGFLHDLAAIASNSTPTNAGWNSHREANGTMVYVAAHVRRA; the protein is encoded by the coding sequence ATGCGTATCTGCCAAATTGAGTTTCAGAATTTCAGGGGCATTCGCAAAGGGCATGTTGTGCTGCCAAAACACGCCGTTCTTTTGGGGGCGAACAACGCTGGCAAGACTACCGTTGTCGAAGCCCTGGCTCTCCTCTTCGGACGTGAGAGGATGGTTAGCCCGATCACCGACTGGGACTTTTTCGAGGGTTCCCCGAAACCTGACAGTCGCTTCTACATTATTGCCACGATCACCGATTTCGGCTGCGATGACCCGACGGCCGTGCCGGATTGGTTCATCGGACAAGAAGCAGCTCAACCCGTATGGTGGCATGAGGATAGCTGGACGCTGTCTACCGAGGCCGATCCACCTTCAGGAGCAGCACTTGCTGCCCAGGTTGCCATGGCTGGACGTTTCGATGATGAGGCCTGCGAGTTTGAAACGGTAAGATATTTCTACCACGGCGAATGCGATCCGTTTACCGACGGGTGTTCTGTTGTTTCATGGCGGCTGCTCCGACAAGTTGGCGTGTTTCTTTTGGCCAGCAACCGTGACTGGGACAAACTCCTCTCTTTCCGGTCGTCGTCACTTCTCAAGGTCATTCGCGAGTACGACGCGTTGCCGGGCAAGGCTATTGAAGAGTTGAAGAATCAGCTACGGACAGATGTCGCCAAGATCGAGGATTCCGCTCCGCTTTCGCAGATTCTGGAAGCGGCCACGAAGGAGCTACAGTCTTTTCTTCTCATTGGGCACTCCAGCAGAATAGTCTACCGCCCGACGACTCTGGATGCCATCGCCGTGCTGCAAAGCCTGGTTGCGCATATTGCCCAGTCCAATGACGTCTTGATCCCCGTAGCTCGGCATGGCGCCGGAATGGTGTCGCTTCAGGCGTTCCTCCTGCTACTCGCCTTTGCCGAACACAGAAAGCAGGCAGGCCAGAACTTCATCTTGGCAGCGGAGGAGCCGGAACTGCATCTGCACCCTTCTCTACATCAACGTCTTGTTCACCGCATACGCTCTGCGAGCGTGCAGTCAATCGTCACCACGCAGTCGCCCAATGTGGCTGCTGGTTATCAGCCGCACGAAGTCGTATTCGTGTCCAATGAGAAAGGACGGCTATCAGCCGAAAGATTGCGAACCGAACCAGTGAAAAGGATCGCCACCAATAGCGTTAGGAAGCTATACCTCGCGCATCGCGCTGCCTTCTATGAGGCGCTCATGGGATGTGTGATCCTGGTCCCGGAGGGGCAATACGACTACGAATGGTTGTCACTCTGGCAGCGGCTCGCGCAATCATACCGGGATGCAACTGCGCATTACGACCTGCGACCCACGACGATGTTGCCGACCAGTGATGCGGCGGTAGCTGACAGCTTTCGGGAAATCGCCCGGTTTCGGCCGGACGCCGTCCCTGTCCTTGATGGCGACAGTTCCGGTGCGGCGTACCTCGCCGATCTGATAGCCGGTTCTCCGGCTCCCGCCAAGATCATCCGCTACGGTGAAAGGGCTGCCGTCGAGTGCCTGTCGGCATGGATTCTGGAGCCAGCTCTGTCTTCGCCAAGAAACGTGATGAACGCTCTGCTTGGAGGTTCTGCCCCAACGCTGCGGAATCTTCAGGATGCTCTCATCGCCAAGAAGAAAGACCAGGAGATGCACGAGAGCATCGTCTGGGAGTCCTTGGAATCAGACGCGTGTTGCGAACGTGCTTGTGGGTTCCTGCACGATCTTGCCGCAATAGCCTCCAATAGCACCCCCACCAACGCTGGATGGAATAGCCATAGGGAGGCCAATGGGACCATGGTTTATGTTGCTGCGCATGTGAGGAGGGCTTGA
- a CDS encoding DUF3883 domain-containing protein — protein AEDRRDCYWLYVVTNCAADPVLQEPLKDPARLAWHEVKKVAHYYLSVDALTKPMRVREDQPPYGKGEP, from the coding sequence GGCGGAGGACCGGCGCGACTGTTACTGGCTCTACGTCGTCACGAACTGCGCCGCGGACCCTGTGCTCCAGGAGCCCCTGAAGGACCCGGCCAGATTGGCCTGGCACGAGGTGAAAAAGGTCGCCCACTACTATCTCTCCGTGGACGCACTGACTAAGCCGATGAGAGTGCGGGAGGATCAACCGCCATACGGCAAGGGGGAGCCATGA